One genomic window of Haliotis asinina isolate JCU_RB_2024 chromosome 4, JCU_Hal_asi_v2, whole genome shotgun sequence includes the following:
- the LOC137282164 gene encoding uncharacterized protein, whose product MVHFIAYMSLRQFSVRTVKTYISALSTYHKLKGMADCTDHFLVHKLVAGMSKGNTDIRQPITLDLLSFQICRFGLKQYLNIHPAQAVSAFIHFDGSNLTRYQFQAVVKKALAFSGLPTNNYISHSFRIGAATSAAANGLGQQVIQKFGRWGSDAFKSYIRLPQISV is encoded by the exons ATGGTACACTTCATTGCTTACATGTCTTTAAGACAATTTTCAGTACGTACTGTAAAGACATATATCTCAGCTTTATCCACTTATCATAAACTCAAAGGGATGGCAGATTGTACAGATCATTTCCTTGTACATAAGCTCGTGGCTGGCATGAGTAAAGGAAACACAGATATTCGTCAGCCCATTACACTTGATCTTTTATCATTTCAGATTTGCCGTTT CGGTCTCAAGCAGTATCTCAACATACATCCCGCACAGGCAGTGTCAGCTTTTATTCATTTTGACGGATCTAATCTGACCAGATATCAATTTCAGGCAGTCGTTAAGAAGGCTTTAGCCTTTAGTGGCTTACCCACCAATAATTACATCTCTCATTCTTTCAGGATAGGTGCCGCCACATCAGCTGCTGCAAATGGTCTGGGTCAGCAAGTTATTCAAAAATTTGGTAGATGGGGGTCAGATGCATTTAAATCATATATACGTTTGCCACAAATATCTGTTTGA